From the genome of Desulfobaculum xiamenense, one region includes:
- a CDS encoding multiheme c-type cytochrome has product MKKRSVPAALGVALVVVAVTAVAALAQNYPKVREFRLERAMPAEAEACIECHRTEHPGLYADWARSRHASAGITCLDCHQADPVDKDVSQEHYRQYERSDTPWGRKEYKVPVAGVVTPKDCSRCHPDEVKQYSRSKHANTIEIIWKIDPWLNKGMNSDNERKTGCFYCHGTVLKMKDGKLDSATWPNVGVGRVNLDGSLGSCTSCHTRHRFSVMDARKPEACGQCHLGPDHPQIEIFTESKHGDIYAAFGHEYTWDSAPGTWTPGVDFRGPTCASCHMSGAGTVRTSHDVTERLSWETQAPLTVRPQDFKPFPARTDWKTERDKMAEVCGQCHGRKWIDDFYVDFDKAVEEYNEGYFKPAKAMLDQLYEKGLLDQKTFFDEKLEVEFYELWHHEGRRARMGAMMMAPDYAWWHGFYECKHRFNGFMEEANHLIKTGSKAYVYPTFPGTGGDTTRPPEIFGKQ; this is encoded by the coding sequence ATGAAGAAACGCAGTGTGCCCGCGGCGCTTGGCGTCGCGCTTGTGGTGGTGGCCGTGACTGCGGTCGCCGCTCTCGCCCAGAACTATCCGAAGGTGCGCGAGTTTCGGCTCGAACGGGCCATGCCCGCCGAGGCCGAGGCCTGCATCGAGTGCCACCGCACCGAGCATCCGGGGCTGTATGCCGACTGGGCGCGTAGCCGTCACGCCAGCGCGGGCATCACTTGTCTGGACTGTCATCAGGCCGATCCGGTGGACAAGGACGTCAGTCAGGAGCACTACCGTCAGTACGAGCGTAGCGATACCCCGTGGGGCCGCAAGGAGTACAAGGTTCCCGTGGCCGGGGTGGTCACGCCCAAGGACTGCTCGCGCTGCCATCCCGACGAGGTGAAGCAGTATTCGCGTTCCAAGCACGCCAATACCATAGAGATCATCTGGAAGATCGACCCGTGGCTGAACAAGGGCATGAACTCCGACAACGAGCGCAAGACCGGCTGTTTCTACTGTCACGGCACGGTGCTTAAGATGAAGGACGGCAAGCTCGATTCCGCCACATGGCCCAACGTCGGCGTGGGGCGTGTGAATCTGGACGGCTCCCTCGGAAGCTGCACGAGCTGCCACACCCGCCATCGTTTCTCGGTGATGGACGCCCGCAAGCCCGAGGCCTGCGGCCAGTGTCACCTCGGTCCTGACCACCCGCAGATCGAGATATTCACCGAATCCAAGCACGGCGATATCTACGCCGCCTTCGGCCACGAATACACGTGGGATTCCGCACCCGGCACCTGGACACCGGGCGTTGATTTCCGCGGGCCGACCTGCGCCTCCTGCCACATGTCCGGCGCGGGGACCGTGCGCACCAGCCATGACGTGACCGAGCGTCTCTCGTGGGAGACGCAGGCTCCGCTGACCGTGCGCCCGCAGGACTTCAAGCCCTTCCCGGCGCGCACGGATTGGAAGACAGAGCGCGACAAGATGGCCGAGGTCTGCGGACAGTGCCACGGCCGCAAGTGGATCGACGACTTCTACGTCGATTTCGACAAGGCGGTGGAGGAATACAACGAGGGCTATTTCAAGCCCGCCAAGGCCATGCTCGATCAGCTCTACGAGAAGGGGCTTCTGGATCAGAAGACCTTCTTCGACGAGAAACTGGAGGTCGAGTTCTATGAACTGTGGCACCACGAGGGCCGTCGGGCGCGCATGGGCGCGATGATGATGGCCCCGGATTACGCGTGGTGGCATGGCTTCTACGAATGCAAGCACCGCTTCAACGGGTTCATGGAGGAGGCCAACCACCTTATCAAGACCGGCTCCAAGGCCTACGTGTATCCCACTTTCCCGGGCACCGGTGGCGACACCACTCGCCCGCCGGAAATCTTCGGCAAGCAGTAA
- a CDS encoding flagellar brake domain-containing protein, with protein sequence MARKRPEIESKQGNDLNISIGTRMLVEPAGMGDRFKTDFVGMVRGQYLIVRVPRIPGLNDYLYVEKVVTVRYLHEGQVFGFGSEVLWNLTAPFRLLFLRYPKTIETLNLRKAQRVDCFLPVQVGSGEGEGQYVQSGGMMLNLSAGGCQLVLDSAEDAEMPSFAVDSRLDVSFTMVGSDRSIKLTGKVKNVSLHRSRMYLGVMFHELDDEHRMAINTYVESVNDYLLD encoded by the coding sequence GTGGCGAGGAAGCGTCCGGAAATCGAGTCGAAGCAGGGCAACGATCTCAACATCAGCATCGGAACGCGGATGCTGGTCGAGCCTGCGGGCATGGGCGACCGCTTCAAGACGGATTTCGTCGGGATGGTGCGCGGGCAGTATCTCATCGTCCGCGTGCCGCGCATTCCTGGACTCAACGATTATCTGTACGTCGAGAAGGTCGTCACCGTGCGCTATCTGCACGAGGGGCAGGTCTTCGGCTTCGGTTCCGAGGTGCTGTGGAACCTCACAGCCCCGTTTCGGCTGCTCTTTCTGCGCTACCCCAAGACCATCGAAACGCTCAACCTGCGCAAGGCCCAGCGCGTGGACTGCTTCCTGCCCGTGCAGGTTGGTAGCGGCGAAGGGGAGGGGCAGTATGTCCAGTCCGGCGGCATGATGCTCAACCTGAGCGCTGGCGGCTGCCAACTGGTGCTCGACAGCGCGGAGGACGCGGAGATGCCATCCTTCGCGGTGGATTCGCGCCTTGATGTCTCTTTCACCATGGTCGGTTCCGACCGGAGCATAAAGCTCACTGGCAAGGTCAAGAACGTGTCCCTGCATCGAAGCCGCATGTATCTTGGTGTGATGTTTCACGAATTGGACGATGAGCACCGTATGGCCATCAACACCTACGTCGAGAGCGTCAACGACTATCTGCTGGATTGA
- a CDS encoding cytochrome c3 family protein, producing MKGWIRPVVWIAFGIVLAFPLFSMLYYTMVRTSTPQFCASCHEIRFAYNTWKTSSHVNNGQGAVADCMDCHLPAPQDTVNFFYMKTAHGIRDVVLHFVKGSDAYDHAVQREKAYASFKNEQCQKCHRNILHIPDRRGAMLAHRSVLYPMPGYEKRCVDCHRDLVHNPRHFYDYKQLRPNASLAGL from the coding sequence ATGAAGGGATGGATCAGGCCGGTTGTGTGGATCGCGTTCGGAATAGTGCTCGCGTTTCCGCTGTTCAGCATGCTGTATTACACGATGGTGCGCACATCGACGCCGCAGTTCTGCGCCTCGTGCCACGAGATACGTTTTGCCTACAACACGTGGAAGACGTCGAGCCATGTCAACAACGGTCAGGGCGCCGTGGCGGACTGCATGGACTGCCACCTCCCTGCGCCGCAGGATACCGTGAATTTCTTCTACATGAAGACGGCGCACGGCATACGTGACGTGGTTCTGCACTTCGTCAAGGGATCGGATGCCTACGACCACGCCGTGCAGCGCGAAAAGGCCTATGCTTCGTTCAAGAACGAGCAGTGCCAGAAGTGCCATCGCAACATCCTGCATATCCCGGACAGGCGAGGGGCCATGCTGGCTCATCGTTCCGTGTTGTACCCCATGCCGGGATACGAGAAGCGGTGCGTGGATTGCCATCGCGATCTGGTGCATAACCCACGGCATTTCTATGATTACAAGCAATTGCGGCCGAACGCGTCGCTAGCGGGACTGTAG
- a CDS encoding sensor domain-containing diguanylate cyclase: MSKKQMITEDIMSSWQDIVDVMSRTIGVPVGLITRVDDPDIEVLIASRTEGNPFRPGERAPLGGSGFYCEEIIRRRERLVVPNALKDPRWAGNPDVDYGLVSYMGVPILMPDGSVFGTLCAMDFKEKKHSEDSIFLLDKLREAIEGHLAMLWRNALLTAQQEVSPDGIVAVDFTDRVILANRHFYELWEITPESLPRNDYRAVLAHMRSRITDREGFDAVHEHLREHPEEAEQGAEIALTDGRMLERHSRGLRDEAGTLHGRIWFYRDITGKKRAEARLVHLANHDALTGAFNRRHFMELAQKEIERSRRYGHPLSLLMLDIDLFKNVNDTYGHATGDEVLKALVKVCRNILREVDAFGRIGGEEFAAVLPATPRAAGIQAAERIRAAVANHAMHSPKGPFHITVSIGVAQYKGNGESLDELLSRADSALYEAKGEGRDRVVAR, encoded by the coding sequence ATGTCGAAGAAGCAGATGATCACCGAGGACATCATGTCCAGTTGGCAGGACATCGTGGATGTCATGTCCCGCACCATCGGGGTTCCCGTCGGGCTCATCACCCGCGTGGACGATCCGGACATCGAGGTGCTCATCGCCAGCCGCACCGAGGGCAACCCCTTCCGCCCCGGCGAACGCGCCCCCTTGGGGGGCAGCGGATTCTACTGCGAGGAAATCATCCGCCGCAGGGAGAGACTCGTGGTGCCCAACGCGCTCAAGGACCCACGCTGGGCTGGAAACCCGGACGTGGACTACGGTCTTGTCTCGTACATGGGCGTCCCAATTCTCATGCCCGACGGCTCCGTCTTCGGCACGCTGTGCGCCATGGACTTCAAGGAAAAAAAGCACAGCGAGGACAGCATCTTCCTGCTGGACAAACTACGCGAGGCCATCGAAGGCCATCTGGCCATGCTCTGGCGCAACGCGCTACTCACCGCGCAACAGGAGGTCTCGCCGGACGGCATCGTGGCCGTGGACTTCACGGACCGGGTCATCCTCGCCAACCGCCATTTCTACGAACTGTGGGAAATCACGCCGGAGAGCCTGCCGCGCAACGACTATCGCGCCGTGCTTGCGCACATGCGCTCCCGCATCACGGACCGCGAAGGCTTCGACGCCGTGCACGAGCATCTGCGTGAACACCCGGAGGAGGCCGAACAGGGCGCGGAAATTGCCCTGACCGACGGGCGCATGCTGGAACGCCACTCCCGTGGCCTACGCGACGAGGCGGGCACTCTGCACGGGCGCATCTGGTTCTACAGGGACATCACGGGAAAGAAGCGCGCCGAAGCGCGCCTCGTGCATCTTGCGAACCACGACGCGCTGACCGGGGCCTTCAACCGCCGCCACTTCATGGAACTCGCCCAGAAGGAAATCGAACGCTCACGGCGCTACGGGCACCCGCTTTCGCTGCTCATGCTCGACATCGACCTGTTCAAGAACGTCAACGACACCTACGGCCACGCCACGGGCGACGAGGTGCTCAAGGCACTGGTCAAGGTTTGCCGGAACATCCTGCGCGAGGTCGACGCCTTTGGACGCATCGGCGGAGAGGAGTTCGCGGCGGTGCTCCCGGCCACGCCGAGAGCGGCGGGCATTCAGGCGGCCGAACGCATTCGCGCCGCCGTGGCGAACCACGCCATGCACTCGCCCAAGGGGCCGTTCCATATCACGGTCAGCATCGGTGTGGCCCAGTACAAGGGGAACGGCGAATCGCTGGACGAACTGCTCTCACGAGCGGACTCGGCCCTCTATGAGGCAAAGGGAGAGGGACGCGACAGGGTCGTCGCACGATAG
- a CDS encoding ribonucleoside triphosphate reductase, which translates to MANAIFKALKANGIKDPLLSKRLARKVESKLAGIEVPEQEHVQDMVEQVLMESRLYAVAKKYIIYREKRREFRAHDNAYLNVKDTIDNYMSKADWRVAENANMSHSFQGLMLHLSGSIQARYALEKYPEEVRLAHEHGYFHIHDLSFGLAGYCAGWSLRDLLLEGFNLEGRSCAGPARHFDSALGQMVNFLGTLQNEWAGAQAFNNVDTYLAPFIRHDGLDYDDVLQAMQKFVFNLNTTSRWGGQSPFTNLTFDLACPKHIKNEAVIVGGKLLDSTYGEYEQEMEWINRAFLEVMLNGDSNGRIFSFPIPTYNITGDFPWESEIGELLLKLTAKYGVPYFQNFINSDISPEDVRSMCCRLKMDLRELRKKVGGLFGAGDLTGSIGVVTLNLPKLAYLSQGEEDFLDLIREYAELARDSLEFKRKLINDNLERGMFPWSHRYLKNGFNGHFSTIGLVGGHEACQNLLGKGIETPGGTRLMQRVLTHLQDITARFQEETGHLYNLEATPAEGTSYRLAKIDKALYADINASGNGVPYYTNSTALPVGISDDVIFALEHQDKLQPMYTGGTVFHTYLGEAVSDTTALKNFIVRTFTNTKLPFLSITPTFSVCNEHGYIPGEHFTCPTCGKEAEVYTRIVGYYRPVSRWNKGKQAEYDDRVTFEHVCDHC; encoded by the coding sequence ATTGCGAATGCCATATTCAAGGCCCTCAAGGCCAACGGCATCAAGGATCCGCTGCTCTCCAAGCGGTTGGCTCGTAAGGTCGAATCAAAGCTCGCTGGCATCGAGGTTCCCGAGCAGGAGCACGTGCAGGACATGGTGGAGCAGGTACTCATGGAGTCCCGCCTCTACGCCGTGGCCAAGAAATACATCATCTATCGCGAGAAGCGCCGCGAGTTCCGCGCGCACGACAACGCCTACCTGAACGTCAAGGACACCATCGACAACTACATGTCCAAGGCGGACTGGCGCGTCGCGGAAAACGCCAACATGTCCCACTCGTTCCAGGGACTGATGCTGCACCTTTCCGGCTCCATTCAGGCCCGCTACGCCCTTGAGAAGTATCCCGAGGAAGTGCGCCTTGCCCACGAGCACGGCTACTTCCACATCCACGACCTGTCCTTCGGTCTGGCCGGGTACTGCGCGGGCTGGAGCCTGCGCGATCTGCTGCTTGAAGGCTTCAACCTCGAAGGCCGCTCGTGCGCCGGTCCGGCCCGGCATTTCGACTCTGCGCTCGGCCAGATGGTCAACTTCCTCGGCACGCTCCAGAACGAGTGGGCCGGTGCGCAGGCCTTCAACAACGTAGACACCTACCTCGCGCCCTTTATCCGGCACGACGGTCTCGACTACGACGACGTGCTGCAGGCCATGCAAAAGTTCGTGTTCAACCTGAACACCACCTCGCGATGGGGCGGCCAGAGCCCGTTCACGAACCTCACCTTCGACCTCGCCTGCCCGAAGCATATCAAGAACGAGGCGGTCATCGTCGGCGGCAAGCTCCTCGATTCGACCTACGGCGAGTACGAGCAGGAGATGGAGTGGATCAACAGGGCGTTCCTGGAAGTCATGCTCAACGGCGACAGCAACGGCCGCATCTTCTCCTTCCCCATCCCCACCTACAACATCACCGGCGACTTCCCGTGGGAGTCCGAGATCGGCGAACTGCTGCTGAAGCTCACTGCGAAGTACGGCGTCCCCTACTTCCAGAACTTCATCAACTCGGACATCAGCCCCGAAGACGTGCGCTCCATGTGCTGCCGGCTCAAGATGGACCTGCGCGAGCTGCGCAAGAAGGTTGGCGGACTCTTCGGCGCGGGCGACCTCACCGGCTCCATCGGCGTGGTTACCCTCAACCTGCCCAAGCTCGCCTACCTCTCACAGGGCGAGGAGGACTTCCTCGACCTCATCCGCGAATATGCAGAGCTGGCGCGTGACTCGCTGGAGTTCAAGCGTAAGCTCATCAATGACAACCTCGAACGCGGCATGTTCCCGTGGTCGCACCGCTACCTGAAGAATGGCTTCAACGGCCATTTCTCCACCATCGGGCTTGTCGGCGGACACGAGGCCTGCCAGAACCTGCTCGGCAAGGGCATCGAGACTCCGGGCGGAACGCGGCTCATGCAGCGCGTGCTCACGCATCTGCAGGACATCACCGCACGCTTCCAGGAGGAGACCGGCCACCTCTATAACCTCGAAGCCACTCCGGCCGAGGGAACGAGCTACCGGCTGGCCAAGATCGACAAGGCCCTCTACGCGGACATCAATGCCTCCGGCAACGGCGTGCCCTACTACACCAACTCCACCGCGTTGCCCGTCGGCATCTCCGACGACGTCATCTTCGCGCTGGAGCATCAGGACAAGCTGCAGCCCATGTACACCGGCGGAACGGTGTTCCACACCTACCTCGGCGAGGCGGTCAGCGACACCACTGCCCTGAAGAACTTCATCGTGCGCACCTTCACCAACACGAAGCTGCCGTTCCTCTCCATCACGCCGACCTTCTCGGTCTGCAACGAGCACGGCTACATCCCCGGCGAACACTTCACCTGCCCCACCTGCGGCAAGGAGGCCGAGGTGTACACCCGCATCGTGGGCTACTACCGCCCGGTCAGCCGCTGGAACAAGGGCAAGCAGGCCGAATACGACGATCGCGTCACCTTCGAGCACGTCTGCGACCACTGCTGA
- a CDS encoding HAMP domain-containing methyl-accepting chemotaxis protein encodes MLKNMKLGVKMTLGFAVVLVLTAMVAGVGLRGMTGVNDRVDKVGSMTRLVALILDARLQEKNFIMRGSKEYVEKQVAFIEDLRNEAKLVRAKFSDPLNIEQVDTIVNKVNDYGKAFGAYVDLNGKRDETMGVMRTVARDALAKTEEIGKSQKAAYEVLAASGSATREQLQAKLLNADDAAHFIRLFIDARKNEKEVIISREDKFRQLVNGNIATILEGLRKMQARMDNPRDVAMVEGVIAAVQKYHAAFTEYDAIMAKQKQAEDSMVLAAREARGVCIEARKDQEGKMSEEINSSNMMIFTGAGIAGAIGILAALIITRAITGPIRQGVSFAQSIADGDLGAKIELDQRDEIGMLAGALRNMVRRLSDVVGEVQSAGQNVSTGSQQLSASSESLSQGATEQAASVEEISSSMEQMTANIRQNAENALQTEKIAIQSATDAETGGKAVTDTVDAMKQIADKISIIEEIARQTNLLALNAAIEAARAGEHGKGFAVVAAEVRKLAERSGAAAAEISELSSSSVEVAERAGEMLTKMVPDIKRTAELVQEIAAASNEQNSGAEQINQAIQQLDQVVQQNASAAEEMASTSTELSSQAEQLQQTMAYFRLNGHGSGGGVRAVASRSAMPSRQLGSASHAPARPAAKPAPASSSGSSGSGISIDMGEGDDEFERF; translated from the coding sequence ATGCTCAAGAACATGAAGCTCGGTGTGAAGATGACGCTCGGCTTCGCCGTCGTGCTTGTTCTGACGGCCATGGTAGCCGGGGTGGGGCTTCGCGGCATGACTGGCGTGAACGACCGCGTGGACAAGGTCGGTTCCATGACCCGTCTCGTCGCGCTCATTCTCGATGCGCGGTTGCAGGAAAAGAACTTCATCATGCGCGGCAGCAAGGAGTATGTGGAGAAGCAGGTCGCCTTCATCGAGGATTTGCGTAACGAGGCGAAGCTGGTTCGGGCCAAGTTCTCGGACCCGTTGAACATCGAGCAGGTCGATACCATTGTGAACAAGGTCAATGATTACGGCAAGGCCTTCGGCGCGTATGTTGATCTGAACGGCAAGCGTGACGAGACGATGGGCGTCATGCGGACCGTGGCCCGTGACGCGCTGGCCAAGACCGAAGAGATCGGCAAGAGCCAGAAGGCAGCCTACGAGGTCCTCGCGGCCAGTGGATCAGCCACCCGTGAGCAGTTGCAGGCCAAGTTGCTCAACGCCGACGACGCGGCGCATTTCATTAGGCTGTTCATCGACGCCCGCAAGAATGAGAAGGAAGTCATCATTTCTCGTGAGGACAAGTTCCGTCAACTCGTCAACGGCAACATCGCCACCATCCTCGAAGGGTTGCGCAAGATGCAGGCCCGGATGGACAACCCGCGCGACGTGGCCATGGTCGAGGGCGTCATCGCCGCCGTGCAGAAGTATCATGCCGCATTCACCGAGTACGACGCCATCATGGCGAAGCAGAAGCAGGCCGAGGACTCCATGGTCCTCGCGGCGCGCGAGGCGCGCGGTGTGTGCATCGAGGCTCGCAAGGATCAGGAAGGCAAGATGAGCGAGGAGATCAATTCCTCGAACATGATGATCTTCACCGGTGCTGGCATTGCCGGTGCCATCGGCATTCTTGCCGCTCTCATCATCACTCGCGCCATTACCGGTCCTATCCGCCAGGGCGTGAGCTTCGCGCAGTCCATCGCCGATGGCGACCTCGGCGCGAAGATCGAACTCGACCAGCGCGACGAGATCGGCATGCTGGCCGGAGCGCTGCGCAACATGGTCCGCCGCCTGAGCGATGTGGTGGGCGAGGTGCAAAGCGCGGGACAGAACGTGTCCACAGGCAGTCAGCAGCTTTCCGCCTCGTCGGAATCCCTTTCGCAGGGAGCGACCGAGCAGGCCGCATCCGTGGAGGAGATTTCCTCAAGCATGGAGCAGATGACGGCCAACATCCGTCAGAACGCCGAAAACGCCCTGCAAACCGAAAAGATCGCCATCCAGTCCGCCACGGACGCCGAAACCGGCGGCAAGGCCGTGACCGATACTGTGGATGCCATGAAGCAGATTGCCGACAAGATTTCCATTATTGAGGAAATCGCCCGTCAGACCAATCTGCTGGCGCTTAACGCGGCCATTGAGGCAGCGCGGGCCGGTGAACATGGCAAGGGCTTCGCCGTCGTCGCAGCCGAGGTGCGCAAGCTCGCTGAGCGTAGTGGCGCAGCGGCCGCGGAAATCAGCGAGCTGTCCTCGTCCAGCGTGGAGGTTGCCGAACGCGCGGGCGAGATGCTGACCAAGATGGTCCCGGACATCAAGCGCACCGCCGAACTGGTGCAGGAGATCGCCGCGGCCAGTAACGAGCAGAACTCCGGCGCGGAGCAGATCAATCAGGCCATTCAGCAGCTCGATCAGGTGGTGCAGCAGAATGCATCCGCCGCCGAGGAAATGGCTTCCACCTCCACGGAGCTGTCGAGTCAGGCGGAACAGCTCCAGCAGACCATGGCCTACTTCCGGCTGAACGGGCACGGCTCGGGTGGCGGCGTGCGTGCCGTGGCCAGTCGTTCGGCGATGCCATCGCGCCAGCTTGGCAGCGCATCCCATGCTCCGGCCCGCCCGGCCGCCAAGCCCGCCCCTGCCTCGTCGTCAGGTTCGTCCGGCAGCGGCATTTCGATTGATATGGGCGAGGGCGACGACGAGTTCGAGCGCTTCTGA
- a CDS encoding sigma-54-dependent transcriptional regulator — MASVLVVDVDPFIREYLRNALERTGHIVSAVESVEAAGMAGLTRRFDVAFLDANLPDGDAIGMLGAFRNRLDGPETIVLSSMADPDLAERAMRAGAWDFIVKPCSLDRLTHSLRRALMYRAKRSEALPPRLRNCGIVGNSAAIRQCLEQAGLAAAGRADVLITGETGTGKDIFARAIHQSSALANRPFVVVDCAALPSGLAESILFGHVRGAFTGADTTRSGLIRQADGGTLFLDEVGELPPEVQSTFLRVLQERRYRPVGARHEEASDFRLIAATNRELADMTAAGRFRSDLLFRLNSFVLRLPPLRERREDIAALAVHLLAREARRDCCEVKGASPEFLAVLAAHDWPGNVRELVHVLRAAILAAGGEPTLHPQHLPVELKVCYMRGAMGDAGESAQDREPQGHVSGQPMAWREYRRRVLDEAERRYMADIMRHAGGDARRAMELSGLKSARFYQLLRQHGRDLS, encoded by the coding sequence ATGGCAAGCGTCCTCGTTGTGGATGTCGATCCCTTTATCAGAGAGTATCTGCGCAATGCCCTTGAGCGCACGGGGCATATCGTCTCGGCGGTCGAGTCCGTGGAGGCTGCGGGAATGGCCGGGCTGACCCGGCGATTCGACGTGGCCTTCCTCGACGCCAATCTGCCCGACGGGGACGCGATAGGCATGCTCGGCGCGTTTCGCAATCGTCTCGACGGGCCGGAGACCATTGTCCTTTCGTCCATGGCGGACCCGGATCTCGCGGAGCGCGCCATGCGGGCCGGGGCGTGGGATTTCATCGTCAAGCCATGTTCCCTCGACCGCCTGACGCATTCGTTGCGTCGCGCACTCATGTATCGCGCCAAGCGCAGTGAGGCGCTACCGCCGCGCCTTCGCAACTGCGGCATCGTCGGCAACAGCGCGGCGATCAGGCAGTGCCTCGAACAGGCTGGCTTGGCGGCTGCCGGACGCGCCGACGTGCTCATCACCGGCGAGACCGGCACAGGCAAGGACATCTTCGCGCGGGCCATCCACCAGTCGTCGGCGCTGGCCAACAGGCCTTTCGTCGTGGTCGATTGCGCGGCGCTGCCTTCAGGGCTGGCCGAGAGCATCCTTTTCGGTCATGTGCGCGGGGCCTTCACCGGAGCGGACACCACACGATCGGGACTCATCCGGCAGGCCGACGGCGGCACGCTGTTTCTCGACGAGGTTGGTGAACTGCCGCCGGAGGTGCAGTCCACGTTTCTGCGCGTGTTGCAGGAGCGGCGCTATCGTCCCGTTGGTGCGCGCCACGAGGAGGCGAGTGACTTCCGGCTCATTGCCGCCACCAACCGTGAGCTTGCGGATATGACCGCCGCAGGGCGCTTTCGTAGCGACCTGCTGTTCCGGCTCAATTCCTTTGTGCTGCGCCTGCCCCCCCTGCGCGAGCGGCGCGAGGATATCGCCGCGCTCGCCGTGCATCTACTGGCCCGCGAGGCCCGGCGGGACTGCTGCGAGGTCAAGGGCGCCAGTCCCGAATTCCTCGCCGTGCTTGCCGCGCATGACTGGCCGGGAAACGTCCGCGAGCTGGTGCATGTGCTGCGGGCCGCCATTCTCGCCGCCGGAGGCGAGCCGACTCTGCATCCTCAACATCTGCCGGTGGAACTCAAGGTCTGCTACATGCGCGGTGCCATGGGCGATGCTGGCGAGTCCGCGCAAGACCGCGAACCGCAGGGCCACGTCTCCGGCCAGCCCATGGCGTGGCGCGAGTATCGGCGACGGGTGCTCGATGAGGCCGAACGCCGCTATATGGCCGACATCATGCGCCATGCCGGGGGTGACGCCCGGCGTGCCATGGAGCTTTCCGGGCTGAAGAGCGCCCGTTTCTATCAGCTTCTGCGCCAGCACGGGCGCGATCTGTCCTGA
- a CDS encoding ATP-binding protein, whose amino-acid sequence MAAIIRKIIEIDEELCNGCGQCVPACAEGALSIVNGKARVVRDMFCDGLGACLGECPTGALRIIEREADPFDEEAAMAHVERTRVAAGGGCPGTALRTFAPHGGGCPGSAMATFDAASGAASADAPSRVGDLMHWPVQIRLIPPHAPFLNGADLIVAADCAPVAMPDFHARFVGGNAVMIGCPKFDDAGYVERFRQLFSTADVRSVTVVRMEVPCCQGLPVAVREGLRQSGRDVPYREVVVGRRGDILPVSQRESQ is encoded by the coding sequence ATGGCTGCGATCATCCGCAAGATCATCGAGATAGACGAGGAACTGTGCAACGGCTGCGGGCAGTGCGTGCCCGCCTGCGCCGAGGGCGCGCTGTCCATCGTGAACGGCAAGGCCCGTGTGGTGCGCGATATGTTCTGCGATGGCCTTGGGGCCTGCCTTGGCGAGTGCCCCACCGGGGCGCTGCGGATCATCGAGCGTGAGGCCGATCCTTTCGACGAGGAGGCGGCCATGGCGCATGTGGAGCGTACGCGCGTGGCTGCCGGGGGCGGGTGTCCGGGCACGGCCCTGCGGACCTTCGCGCCTCACGGGGGCGGGTGCCCCGGTTCCGCCATGGCGACTTTCGATGCCGCTTCCGGCGCGGCGTCGGCCGACGCGCCATCCCGTGTCGGCGACCTCATGCATTGGCCGGTGCAGATTCGGCTCATTCCGCCACACGCGCCGTTTCTGAACGGTGCGGACCTCATCGTCGCGGCGGACTGCGCGCCCGTGGCCATGCCGGATTTCCATGCGCGTTTCGTGGGCGGCAACGCGGTTATGATCGGCTGTCCCAAGTTCGACGACGCGGGGTATGTGGAGCGGTTCCGGCAGCTCTTTTCCACTGCGGACGTCAGGAGTGTCACCGTGGTGCGCATGGAGGTGCCATGCTGTCAGGGGCTTCCCGTCGCGGTCCGCGAGGGGCTGCGCCAGAGCGGGCGCGATGTGCCGTATCGTGAGGTTGTGGTGGGGCGCAGGGGCGACATTCTTCCCGTCTCGCAGAGGGAGTCACAGTGA